A single window of Oncorhynchus clarkii lewisi isolate Uvic-CL-2024 chromosome 10, UVic_Ocla_1.0, whole genome shotgun sequence DNA harbors:
- the LOC139419583 gene encoding muscarinic acetylcholine receptor M1-like, producing MNHSCLSQTSDTTNVTADPLGGHEIWEVVVIVLITGPLSLVTIIGNLLVVISFRVNRQLRTFSNYFLLSLAVADLILGAVSMNLYAVYIIMGRWTLGSLACDVWLAVDYVASNASVMNLLVISFDRFYSITRPLTYRAKRTTRRAAAAIGLAWAVSFILWGPAILFWPHVVGREAQDAGECSIPFLTEPALTFGTAIAAFYLPVTIMGILYWKIYWEIEKRAQGLEGLMGSGSSGGASQVSGRRDVYSSSTKSSVSSSREVPVGREQSSEVSQGCFPVREEPKQSSERRIATLSLSPTKGAYREGCRDSTCNIDEEEPTVSLSSSEEEPEQTQQGASAKTSPKAMIPLRDAQGRDTVGAIKPLTSRAEDSTAGPQGRQPPLRGSTSDSRRHKQPKAKRRRNTIVREKKAARTLCAILLAFILTWTPYNIMVLVSVSYCVPEKLWQLGYWLCYINSTVNPVCYALCNEHFRVTFKTLLLCRPGQKNWGMAYNSNHASFRTHKTSSTV from the coding sequence ATGAACCACTCCTGTCTCTCCCAGACCAGTGACACCACCAATGTGACAGCAGATCCACTGGGGGGCCATGAGATATGggaggtggtggtgattgtacTCATCACAGGGCCTCTCTCCCTGGTCACTATCATAGGTAACCTGCTGGTGGTGATCTCCTTCCGGGTCAACAGGCAGCTGCGCACCTTCAGCAATTACTTTCTGCTGAGCTTGGCGGTGGCGGATCTGATCCTGGGAGCAGTCTCTATGAACCTCTATGCTGTTTATATTATCATGGGACGCTGGACCCTGGGCAGCCTGGCCTGTGACGTCTGGCTGGCTGTGGATTATGTGGCCAGCAACGCCTCCGTCATGAACCTGCTGGTCATCAGCTTCGACCGCTTCTACTCCATCACCAGACCTCTCACCTACCGGGCCAAGCGCACCACACGCCGGGCAGCCGCAGCCATCGGCCTGGCCTGGGCCGTGTCCTTCATCCTGTGGGGGCCAGCCATCCTGTTCTGGCCCCATGTAGTGGGTAGGGAAGCACAGGACGCGGGTGAATGCTCTATCCCGTTCCTGACCGAGCCTGCTCTCACATTCGGCACGGCCATCGCTGCCTTCTACCTTCCTGTCACCATCATGGGAATCCTGTACTGGAAGATCTACTGGGAGATTGAGAAGCGAGCCCAGGGTCTGGAGGGGCTAATGGGGTCTGGGAGCAGTGGAGGGGCCTCCCAGGTGTCTGGGCGAAGGGATGTCTACTCCAGCAGCACCAAGAGCAGTGTGAGCAGCTCCAGAGAGGTGCCTGTGGGCAGGGAGCAGAGCAGTGAGGTGTCCCAGGGCTGCTTCCCTGTGAGAGAGGAGCCTAAACAGAGCAGTGAGAGGAGAATAGCAACACTGTCATTGTCTCCCACCAAGGGGGCATACAGGGAGGGCTGCAGAGACAGCACCTGTAACATAGATGAGGAAGAGCCTACggtctccctttcctcctcagAGGAAGAACCAGAGCAGACGCAGCAGGGGGCGAGCGCTAAGACAAGCCCTAAAGCCATGATCCCACTCAGAGACGCCCAGGGCAGAGACACCGTAGGGGCCATCAAACCCCTGACATCCAGGGCAGAGGACAGTACAGCAGGTCCACAGGGCAGGCAGCCCCCCCTAAGGGGCTCCACATCAGACTCCAGACGCCACAAGCAGCCCAAAGccaagaggaggaggaacacaaTTGTCAGGGAGAAGAAGGCAGCCAGGACCCTGTGTGCCATCCTGCTGGCTTTCATCCTGACCTGGACGCCGTACAACATCATGGTGCTGGTGTCCGTCTCCTACTGCGTGCCCGAGAAGCTGTGGCAGCTTGGCTACTGGCTCTGCTACATCAACAGCACCGTCAACCCAGTCTGCTACGCCCTCTGCAACGAGCACTTCAGAGTCACCTTTAAGACGCTGCTGCTCTGCAGGCCGGGACAAAAGAACTGGGGAATGGCTTATAACTCCAACCATGCCTCCTTCAGGACACACAAGACCAGCAGTACTGTCTGA
- the LOC139418547 gene encoding zinc finger protein ubi-d4-like isoform X1: protein MAAVVENVVKLLGEQYYRDAMEQCHNYNARLCAERSVRMPFLDSQTGVAQSNCYIWMEKRHRGPGVAPGQLYTYPSRRWRKKRRSHPPEDPRLVFPPLKSELDLGLKKDSLSSDGSSLEALLKGEPLDKRVPPELRGPEEESSLTDYTGGAVTPAARIRKRVLEPDDFLDDLEDEDYEEDTPKRRGKGKGKGRGVSNAKKKLDAAAAALEDKDKPYSCDNTFKQKHISKPSERVCGKRYKNRPGLSYHYTHSHLAEEEGEDKEEPEVHTPIPPQPEEPKTPKKGPDGLAIPNNYCDFCLGDSALNQKTGQSEALQSCSDCGRSGHPSCLQFTPVMMAAVKTYRWQCIECKCCNICGTSENDDQLLFCDDCDRGYHMYCLSPPMAEPPEGSWSCHLCLDLLKDKASIYQTRSVPPS, encoded by the exons ATGGCGGCTGTTGTTGAGAATGTTGTCAAACT GCTCGGAGAGCAGTACTACAGAGATGCCATGGAGCAGTGCCATAACTACAACGCCCGGCTATGTGCCGAGAGGAGTGTCCGAATGCCCTTCCTGGACTCTCAGACTGGAGTGGCGCAGAGCAACTGTTACATTTGGATGGAGAAGAGACACAGGGGACCAG GCGTGGCCCCAGGACAGTTGTACACCTACCCATCCCGCAGGTGGAGGAAGAAACGACGATCCCACCCCCCAGAGGATCCCCGACTCGTTTTCCCTCCTCTAAAGTCAG AGCTGGACTtggggttaaagaaggattccCTGTCCTCTGATGGCAGCAGTCTGGAGGCCCTGCTGAAGGGAGAACCCCTGGACAAACGGGTTCCTCCGGAGCTCCGAGGGCCTGAGGAGGAGTCCAGTCTGACAGACTACACTGGTGGGGCGGTCACCCCTGCAGCACGCATCAGAAAG AGAGTCCTGGAGCCAGATGACTTCCTGGATGACTTGGAGGATGAGGACTATGAGGAGGACACCCCAAAAAgaagagggaaaggaaagggaaag GGTCGTGGAGTAAGCAATGCCAAGAAGAAGCTGGACGCTGCGGCGGCTGCGCTGGAGGACAAGGACAAGCCCTACTCCTGTGACA aCACTTTCAAACAAAAGCATATTTCAAAACCTTCTGAAAGAG TCTGTGGGAAGCGTTACAAGAATCGTCCGGGCCTGAGCTACCACTACACCCACTCCCACCTggctgaggaggagggagaggacaaggaggagcctGAGGTCCACACCCCCATTCCGCCCCAGCCTGAGGAGCCTAAGA caCCCAAGAAAGGTCCAGATGGTTTGGCGATACCCAATAACTACTGTGACTTCTGCCTGGGAGACTCTGCCCTCAACCAGAAGACGGGCCAGTCAGAGGCGCTGCAGTCCTGCTCAGACTGTGGACGTTCAG GCCACCCGTCCTGCCTGCAGTTCACCCCCGTGATGATGGCTGCAGTGAAGACATACCGCTGGCAGTGCATCGAGTGCAAGTGCTGCAACATCTGTGGCACCTCAGAGAACGAC GACCAGCTTCTCTTCTGTGATGACTGTGATAGAGGCTATCATATGTACTGTCTCAGCCCCCCTATGGCTGAACCTCCAGAAG GGAGCTGGAGCTGCCATCTGTGTCTGGACCTATTGAAAGACAAGGCGTCAATATACCAGACCCGTAGTGTCCCTCCGTCGTGA
- the LOC139418547 gene encoding zinc finger protein ubi-d4-like isoform X2: MAAVVENVVKLLGEQYYRDAMEQCHNYNARLCAERSVRMPFLDSQTGVAQSNCYIWMEKRHRGPGVAPGQLYTYPSRRWRKKRRSHPPEDPRLVFPPLKSELDLGLKKDSLSSDGSSLEALLKGEPLDKRVPPELRGPEEESSLTDYTGGAVTPAARIRKRVLEPDDFLDDLEDEDYEEDTPKRRGKGKGKGRGVSNAKKKLDAAAAALEDKDKPYSCDICGKRYKNRPGLSYHYTHSHLAEEEGEDKEEPEVHTPIPPQPEEPKTPKKGPDGLAIPNNYCDFCLGDSALNQKTGQSEALQSCSDCGRSGHPSCLQFTPVMMAAVKTYRWQCIECKCCNICGTSENDDQLLFCDDCDRGYHMYCLSPPMAEPPEGSWSCHLCLDLLKDKASIYQTRSVPPS; this comes from the exons ATGGCGGCTGTTGTTGAGAATGTTGTCAAACT GCTCGGAGAGCAGTACTACAGAGATGCCATGGAGCAGTGCCATAACTACAACGCCCGGCTATGTGCCGAGAGGAGTGTCCGAATGCCCTTCCTGGACTCTCAGACTGGAGTGGCGCAGAGCAACTGTTACATTTGGATGGAGAAGAGACACAGGGGACCAG GCGTGGCCCCAGGACAGTTGTACACCTACCCATCCCGCAGGTGGAGGAAGAAACGACGATCCCACCCCCCAGAGGATCCCCGACTCGTTTTCCCTCCTCTAAAGTCAG AGCTGGACTtggggttaaagaaggattccCTGTCCTCTGATGGCAGCAGTCTGGAGGCCCTGCTGAAGGGAGAACCCCTGGACAAACGGGTTCCTCCGGAGCTCCGAGGGCCTGAGGAGGAGTCCAGTCTGACAGACTACACTGGTGGGGCGGTCACCCCTGCAGCACGCATCAGAAAG AGAGTCCTGGAGCCAGATGACTTCCTGGATGACTTGGAGGATGAGGACTATGAGGAGGACACCCCAAAAAgaagagggaaaggaaagggaaag GGTCGTGGAGTAAGCAATGCCAAGAAGAAGCTGGACGCTGCGGCGGCTGCGCTGGAGGACAAGGACAAGCCCTACTCCTGTGACA TCTGTGGGAAGCGTTACAAGAATCGTCCGGGCCTGAGCTACCACTACACCCACTCCCACCTggctgaggaggagggagaggacaaggaggagcctGAGGTCCACACCCCCATTCCGCCCCAGCCTGAGGAGCCTAAGA caCCCAAGAAAGGTCCAGATGGTTTGGCGATACCCAATAACTACTGTGACTTCTGCCTGGGAGACTCTGCCCTCAACCAGAAGACGGGCCAGTCAGAGGCGCTGCAGTCCTGCTCAGACTGTGGACGTTCAG GCCACCCGTCCTGCCTGCAGTTCACCCCCGTGATGATGGCTGCAGTGAAGACATACCGCTGGCAGTGCATCGAGTGCAAGTGCTGCAACATCTGTGGCACCTCAGAGAACGAC GACCAGCTTCTCTTCTGTGATGACTGTGATAGAGGCTATCATATGTACTGTCTCAGCCCCCCTATGGCTGAACCTCCAGAAG GGAGCTGGAGCTGCCATCTGTGTCTGGACCTATTGAAAGACAAGGCGTCAATATACCAGACCCGTAGTGTCCCTCCGTCGTGA